Proteins encoded in a region of the Haloglomus salinum genome:
- a CDS encoding DUF7345 domain-containing protein: protein MDRYRGSTVLALLVVALLATVAGGSPSPNPGGSTTDSVPAVQRNTSGLAADTTAIRIAVQPDGSAVWEVGYRVALDDEETRSRFETVDDRIEARPLQYTGPYREMMAEAAEVAASRTGRSMEIRNVTVQARELPTGEGVVVYRFVWTGFASRSGGRMVIGDAITRLPLSDADTRLVVQWPAGFDAKQVSPDPDTWRDRAVVWRGPVEFAPYEPRVTVGGGPLLAPDTLATIGAVVGLVAATGAGGVGVYWWRRRDPDGRLLPWPSSEDRTGTTPDDPSTADDPATAAEESATEEPSGDGDGAAAAVPEELLSDPERVLDLLESRGGRMKQQEVVSELGWSETKTSQVVNEMQDEGTIEVYRIGRENVLSLPGEMDV, encoded by the coding sequence ATGGACCGCTACCGCGGTTCGACCGTGCTGGCCCTGCTGGTGGTAGCACTGCTGGCCACCGTCGCCGGGGGGTCGCCGTCCCCGAATCCGGGGGGAAGCACCACCGACAGCGTCCCCGCCGTCCAGCGCAACACCAGCGGGCTGGCGGCGGACACCACCGCCATCCGCATCGCCGTCCAGCCCGACGGCTCGGCGGTCTGGGAGGTCGGCTACCGTGTCGCCCTGGACGACGAGGAGACGCGGTCGCGGTTCGAGACCGTCGACGACCGCATCGAGGCCCGGCCGCTCCAGTACACCGGCCCCTACCGGGAGATGATGGCCGAGGCCGCCGAGGTCGCCGCCAGCCGGACCGGGCGGTCGATGGAGATCCGGAACGTCACCGTCCAGGCCAGGGAGCTCCCGACCGGGGAGGGCGTGGTGGTGTACCGGTTCGTGTGGACCGGCTTCGCCTCCCGGTCGGGTGGGCGGATGGTCATCGGCGACGCCATCACCCGGCTGCCGCTCTCGGACGCGGACACCCGACTCGTGGTGCAGTGGCCCGCCGGGTTCGACGCGAAGCAGGTCAGCCCGGACCCAGATACCTGGCGCGACAGGGCGGTCGTCTGGCGAGGTCCGGTCGAGTTCGCGCCCTACGAGCCACGGGTCACCGTCGGTGGCGGTCCACTCCTCGCCCCCGATACGCTCGCGACCATCGGGGCCGTCGTCGGCCTCGTCGCGGCTACCGGCGCCGGGGGTGTCGGCGTGTACTGGTGGCGCCGACGCGACCCCGACGGGCGTCTGCTGCCGTGGCCTTCGTCGGAGGACCGCACCGGGACCACACCGGACGACCCGTCCACTGCGGACGACCCAGCCACCGCGGCCGAGGAGTCGGCGACCGAGGAGCCGTCCGGCGACGGTGACGGCGCTGCGGCGGCGGTTCCCGAAGAGCTCCTCAGCGACCCCGAACGTGTCCTCGACCTGCTGGAGTCGCGAGGGGGGCGGATGAAACAGCAGGAGGTGGTGAGCGAGCTTGGCTGGTCCGAGACCAAGACGAGCCAGGTCGTCAACGAGATGCAGGATGAGGGGACCATCGAGGTGTACCGCATCGGCCGCGAGAACGTGCTCTCACTGCCGGGGGAGATGGATGTCTGA
- a CDS encoding DUF7331 family protein, whose translation MTRNHEPKFDTDEPHTTDDQYASFSTEAGLVMYDPDDPDAWLEADTTIDPAEVA comes from the coding sequence ATGACCCGGAACCACGAACCGAAGTTCGACACGGACGAACCGCACACGACCGACGACCAGTACGCGAGCTTCTCGACCGAGGCGGGGCTCGTCATGTACGACCCCGACGACCCGGACGCGTGGCTCGAGGCCGACACCACCATCGACCCCGCGGAGGTGGCGTAG
- a CDS encoding DUF6517 family protein — protein MSRDDATTGGTSRRSVLKTLGAAGAAGAVGLAGCSEVAAREYEAAPVALDAAAEERGFHAVDVGSWEETRSAEALGMEVDATLTNQYAAYGGQDAHLGLVAMPAVEEGGEALNPLAERPLPDLVDSAAARSLLRRLNIEPEGELAWRRGPERLGVRETAFLGREARAMAFTGTTGGGEEVLLHVARIRHEGDAVFGVRVDTRPLERDQERATPTDGGSEDEDGSMDSGSGGGWSPPEAWERFDIGLGHGERIDPCAGTPGRWVEITKPEDRGLVTLDGSTSGGYQFPIEYDGGKPYAEVTAEADTGKVLGVCGGWPDDFDHYEWSYRRISQHRGHCGPTLNRWISAGTGTSVTMPLEDCACGFTIYEIRVEAYDSQGNVASSDTIRYNVNVWGC, from the coding sequence ATGTCTCGAGACGACGCCACCACGGGCGGCACGTCGCGGCGGAGCGTGCTCAAGACGCTGGGCGCGGCCGGCGCGGCCGGCGCCGTCGGCCTGGCCGGCTGCAGCGAGGTCGCGGCACGGGAGTACGAGGCGGCCCCGGTCGCGCTGGACGCCGCCGCCGAGGAGCGGGGCTTCCACGCCGTCGACGTCGGCAGCTGGGAGGAGACTCGCAGCGCCGAGGCGCTCGGCATGGAGGTCGACGCGACGCTGACGAACCAATACGCCGCCTACGGGGGCCAGGATGCCCACCTGGGGCTGGTCGCGATGCCCGCGGTCGAGGAGGGCGGGGAGGCCCTGAACCCGCTCGCTGAGCGACCGCTCCCCGACCTGGTCGACTCCGCTGCCGCCCGGTCGCTGCTCCGCCGGCTCAACATCGAGCCCGAGGGGGAGCTGGCATGGCGGCGCGGCCCGGAGCGGCTCGGAGTCCGTGAGACCGCCTTCCTCGGCCGGGAGGCCCGTGCGATGGCGTTCACCGGAACCACCGGCGGCGGCGAGGAGGTCCTGCTCCACGTCGCTCGCATCCGCCACGAGGGCGACGCCGTCTTCGGCGTCCGGGTCGATACCCGGCCCCTCGAACGCGACCAGGAGCGCGCCACGCCGACGGATGGCGGCAGCGAGGACGAAGACGGCTCCATGGACTCGGGCTCCGGCGGCGGCTGGTCGCCCCCCGAGGCCTGGGAGCGCTTCGATATCGGTCTCGGACACGGCGAGCGCATCGACCCCTGCGCCGGTACGCCCGGTCGCTGGGTCGAGATCACCAAGCCCGAGGACCGTGGGCTCGTCACGCTGGACGGCTCGACGAGCGGCGGCTACCAGTTCCCAATCGAGTACGACGGCGGGAAGCCGTACGCCGAGGTGACCGCCGAGGCCGACACGGGGAAGGTCCTCGGGGTCTGCGGCGGGTGGCCGGACGACTTCGACCACTACGAGTGGAGTTACCGTCGCATCAGCCAGCACAGGGGGCACTGCGGGCCGACGCTGAACAGGTGGATCTCCGCTGGCACGGGGACCTCGGTGACCATGCCGCTGGAGGACTGCGCGTGCGGGTTCACGATCTACGAGATCCGCGTCGAGGCGTACGACTCGCAGGGCAACGTCGCCTCCAGCGACACCATCCGCTACAACGTCAACGTGTGGGGGTGCTGA